Sequence from the Sphingomonas koreensis genome:
GCGCACCGTATCGCCTTCGTCCACCAGTACCTCAATGACCCGGCCGTCGACGCGGAACGACAGATCGACCTCGCGGATGTCGATATTGCCGTAGAGCTCCAAAGGCTCGTCGCCGTCGCCCCAGGGGCGCACGATCAAGAGTGTCGCGCCGACGACGAGCAGGACTGCGGCAATGACGGCGATTGCGAGGGTGCGACGGCTGGGACGCGGCATGTCAGTCCTTCTTCAATAGGTAGCGGTGTGAAGCCCGTATCGGCATGCCCGCGATCCCAACTGTCAGTGCAAGGAGAAACAGAGCGGGAAGCGGGGTCCTGCCGATGACCCAAAGATTTACGATGGTCGCCCCCAAAGACACGCAAGCGAGCATTACTGCTCCGGGAACGGCTGTGCGGCGGCTGATCAGCATCGCGGCGCCGAACAGTTCGACGCCGGCAGTGAAATAGCGGAACCACTGGCCCCACCCGATTGTCTCGAAGAGACCGACCATACTTTCGATACCGACCAGCTTGAGCACACCGGCGGTGCCGAACAGCAAGGCCGCCGCAGCGCGCGCGATGCGCCAGCCGGTCCGATGAACTCGAGCGGCTCCGGTCATCGTGCCGCCTGCCGTCCAAAGGGCCTATCGGTCGCGGGGCGTCGATCTTTCCCTAAACTCTCGGTGATCGCGTCGAGGTGGGCGAGCGCGACATGTTCGATCACCCCCAGCGCGCCGTCGTCGAGCCGCTGCCATGCGGCAGCTCTAAGTGCAGCGGCGTGTCCCATTCGGAAAATCAGGACTTGTCCCAACAGCGCGACCGACCGCACCCTCGCTTCTTGGGCGGAGAGACCATGATCCGAGACGATCATGAGCAGGTCTTGCAACCTTCCGAGCACTGGATTCATTATATTGCTGAACAATATCTCGAACGCTTCGGTCGGCCCCGCTTGCTCGCGCGCGACAAACCGCGAGAAGGAAGCGTAGCGCTCGTCGAGCATCACGCGCAGCAAGGTGGACACGAGACGACGAAGCTCTAGGCGCGCGTCGTCGGAAGTTGTCAGCAGACTCTCTTGATCACCTCGGATGGCGAAGTGCACCTGCGGTCCAAGAATGTCTGCGATATGCTGGGCCGCGGCGAGATACAGCCGTTCCTTGCTTCCGAAGTGATAGGTGATCGATGACATCGGCGTCTGGGCTAGCGCCGCTATCTCCCGGGTGCTGACTGAGTCGACGCCGCACATGCCGAATCGATCAATCGCGACAGTCAACAGGGCGAACCGGGTCTCAGCGTCAGCCATGAACCTCTATTCATTCATTCGAACGAGTGAGTCAACTCCCCTCGACGATGGCGGTGAACCCCGCCAAGACCGAGTGAGAGCCATTCGGAACCGAACCTGGCGCCATTCATTCGAGTGAGTAACACTATGGGCAAAACTGAGACGACCAAGGGGCACAACCCCGATGAGACGCGGAGGCGTTTGGTGGAAGCGGGTCTGGACCTGTTCGGACGTGGAGGGCTCGATGCCGTATCGACGCGTCAACTTGCCGACGCCGCCGGGGTCAATCTCAACGCCATTCAATATCATTTCGGCGGCAAGGAAGAAGTCTATCTGGCTGTCGCCAGTCATATCGTCGAGTCGACGGGTGCCGCCATCCGGGCGGCCGCCGAGGCAATCGCTGCAGACGCAGACAATCTGAAGCCCGACGAAGCGGCTTGGCGCGTCGGTAAGATATTGAGTTCGGTCGTCGGGGTGATCTTCGGCACACCGGACGCGTCAACACGCGGTGCATTCATGTTGCGCGAGCAAATGCAGCCGGGTCGCGCCTTCGATCTGATCTACGAAGGCTATGTCGAGGCCGTGCACCGGGCAATTTCTGCTCTCTGCGCCCGAGCACGAGGACTGGAGGCGGATGACCCGGAGGCCATCATCCAAGCCCATGCGATGTTCGGCCAAGCGCTCGCCTTTGGCGTGGCGCGTGACACCCTGGCGCGTCGGCTAGGGCGCGCGCAGCTGGGGATTGAAGATCTCTCCGTCATTGGTCCCATTCTCGAGGGCAGCGCGAGACGCGCCCTGATCGGCGACGGCGATGGTCCCACCAGAGCGGCCCCGTCAACCTAACGACGCCTGCTGGCGGCGCGGCAGGGTTTGCCCCTGTGCATGGTGACTTGACGCATCTCCGTATCATCGTAGCCGCTGCCGAGGCCGGCAGCTTCAGCGCAGCTGCTGATCGTCTGGGTGTCGAAGTCTCGGCAGTCAGCCGACGAATTCGGTATCTCGAAGACCGGATCGGTGTGTCTTTGTTTGACAGGCTGGCTCGCGGCGTGCGGCTCACGGATGCGGGACGCTCCTATGTCGCGTCGGTTCGCGACATTCTCGACCGCATGGAGCGCGCCGATATGGACGCACGACTGGCTGCTGCCGGGATCAACGGCCGCTTGAACATCGGCTTCGTTTGGTCATTTGCCAGCGGACCGATCGTAGACCTCATGCGGCAGTTTCAAAGCGCCAACCCAAGCGTTTCAGTGCGATCTTTTGAGCGCTGTGACGACGATCTGATGGTCGGGCTGGAGACGTCCGAGTTCGACATCATCATGACGGCGATTGTCGATCCGCTTCATCCGAGATGGAAAGCGATCGATCGGCTTCTGCGACAGAAACTGTGGTTGGAGCAGCTAGTGGCGGTCACACCC
This genomic interval carries:
- a CDS encoding CerR family C-terminal domain-containing protein — translated: MADAETRFALLTVAIDRFGMCGVDSVSTREIAALAQTPMSSITYHFGSKERLYLAAAQHIADILGPQVHFAIRGDQESLLTTSDDARLELRRLVSTLLRVMLDERYASFSRFVAREQAGPTEAFEILFSNIMNPVLGRLQDLLMIVSDHGLSAQEARVRSVALLGQVLIFRMGHAAALRAAAWQRLDDGALGVIEHVALAHLDAITESLGKDRRPATDRPFGRQAAR
- a CDS encoding LysR family transcriptional regulator, with the translated sequence MTHLRIIVAAAEAGSFSAAADRLGVEVSAVSRRIRYLEDRIGVSLFDRLARGVRLTDAGRSYVASVRDILDRMERADMDARLAAAGINGRLNIGFVWSFASGPIVDLMRQFQSANPSVSVRSFERCDDDLMVGLETSEFDIIMTAIVDPLHPRWKAIDRLLRQKLWLEQLVAVTPESFPVGYVTWEDLAGRIVLCRSGDDWRRFVNHVRELGGPTLDFSEQNVALDSLLGLVAAGTGWCILPASSARDDVANTKILPIISEGATLQVEAFWRPEVDNPALTRLLALARQMFTKTNQA
- a CDS encoding DoxX family protein — its product is MTGAARVHRTGWRIARAAAALLFGTAGVLKLVGIESMVGLFETIGWGQWFRYFTAGVELFGAAMLISRRTAVPGAVMLACVSLGATIVNLWVIGRTPLPALFLLALTVGIAGMPIRASHRYLLKKD
- a CDS encoding CerR family C-terminal domain-containing protein, producing the protein MEAGLDLFGRGGLDAVSTRQLADAAGVNLNAIQYHFGGKEEVYLAVASHIVESTGAAIRAAAEAIAADADNLKPDEAAWRVGKILSSVVGVIFGTPDASTRGAFMLREQMQPGRAFDLIYEGYVEAVHRAISALCARARGLEADDPEAIIQAHAMFGQALAFGVARDTLARRLGRAQLGIEDLSVIGPILEGSARRALIGDGDGPTRAAPST